From the genome of Geobacter sp. SVR, one region includes:
- a CDS encoding ATP-binding cassette domain-containing protein: MTEPYSEIAVPELVRMHPDALDYFRVMGVRELPPAPTVAASIAALQDEVLEDIGLTRQELLDRFEAHLTEKSRGHIDQSETLHSITVIGGKTKSGNAESFAIDLRPGEVTCIVGPTGSGKSRFLADIEWLAQGDSPTGRRILINGTAPEPHMRYAVDKKLVAQLSQNMNFVMDLTVEEFIVMHAESRMIGNVADVAATVIDLANTLAGECLAADTPVTALSGGQSRALMIADVACLSSSPIVLIDEIENAGIDRKRALALLTGKNKIVLMATHDPILALMGQRRLVFGNGGIVKIIETSEAERLSLRRFEQMDAELGSVRSALRKGELVG, from the coding sequence ATGACTGAGCCATACTCTGAAATAGCAGTGCCGGAACTAGTGCGCATGCATCCCGATGCGCTGGATTATTTCCGGGTAATGGGAGTGCGCGAGTTGCCTCCGGCCCCGACGGTTGCCGCCAGCATAGCCGCGCTGCAGGATGAAGTGCTTGAGGATATCGGCCTTACCCGCCAAGAGCTGTTAGACCGGTTTGAGGCCCACCTGACAGAGAAATCGCGTGGGCATATAGACCAGTCGGAAACGCTCCATTCGATCACGGTCATCGGTGGCAAAACCAAGTCGGGAAACGCGGAATCCTTTGCCATTGACCTGCGCCCGGGCGAGGTCACCTGCATTGTCGGTCCCACCGGCTCCGGAAAAAGCCGTTTTTTGGCCGATATCGAGTGGCTGGCCCAAGGTGACAGTCCCACCGGCCGACGGATACTGATCAATGGCACCGCACCTGAACCGCATATGCGGTATGCAGTGGACAAAAAACTGGTGGCGCAGCTTTCCCAGAACATGAATTTCGTCATGGATCTGACTGTTGAAGAATTTATCGTGATGCACGCCGAGAGCCGGATGATCGGAAATGTGGCGGATGTTGCGGCAACGGTTATCGATCTGGCCAATACCCTGGCAGGCGAATGCTTGGCTGCGGATACTCCAGTCACCGCTCTCTCGGGCGGCCAGTCCCGGGCGCTCATGATCGCCGATGTGGCCTGCCTGAGCAGTTCGCCGATCGTCCTGATCGACGAGATCGAGAATGCCGGTATTGACCGAAAGCGGGCCCTGGCGCTTCTGACCGGCAAGAACAAGATCGTACTCATGGCTACCCATGATCCGATCCTGGCGCTGATGGGACAGCGCCGTCTGGTGTTCGGAAACGGCGGCATCGTGAAAATCATTGAGACATCCGAAGCGGAACGGCTCAGCCTGCGGCGTTTTGAGCAAATGGACGCAGAACTGGGCAGCGTTCGTAGTGCTTTGAGGAAGGGTGAGTTGGTTGGATAG
- a CDS encoding GTP-binding protein yields the protein MRLVTFAGPPSSGKTAVICKTAASLHAAQVSLGVIKFDCLSSSDQAVYERHGIISRTGFSGNLCPDHYFVSNIEECLAWGHQEGFDLLMSESAGLCNRCAPHVKDVCAVCVVDNLSGVDTPRKIGPMLKMADIVVITKGDIVSQAEREVFAHRVRQVNAGATIIHVNGLTGQGAQELGRLLQNAPPVDELRGKLLRFSMPAALCSYCLGQRRIGADFQMGNVRKIDLNAKQ from the coding sequence ATGCGCCTGGTAACCTTCGCCGGCCCGCCGTCGTCCGGCAAGACCGCCGTCATCTGCAAGACCGCAGCATCACTGCACGCCGCGCAGGTCTCGCTCGGCGTAATCAAGTTCGATTGCCTCTCCTCCAGCGACCAGGCCGTGTACGAGCGCCACGGGATAATCTCCCGCACCGGGTTCTCCGGCAATCTCTGTCCCGACCATTATTTCGTCAGCAATATCGAGGAGTGTCTTGCGTGGGGACACCAGGAGGGGTTTGATCTGTTGATGAGCGAGAGTGCCGGTTTGTGCAACCGGTGCGCACCCCATGTGAAGGATGTCTGCGCCGTCTGCGTGGTGGACAACCTGAGCGGCGTCGATACGCCGCGCAAGATCGGCCCGATGCTCAAAATGGCCGATATCGTCGTAATCACCAAGGGGGACATTGTTTCCCAGGCCGAGCGGGAGGTCTTTGCCCACCGGGTGCGGCAGGTGAATGCCGGTGCTACCATCATCCACGTCAATGGCCTGACAGGGCAGGGGGCCCAGGAGCTGGGGCGCCTGCTGCAAAACGCCCCCCCTGTGGACGAACTGCGGGGGAAACTGCTCCGGTTTTCCATGCCGGCGGCCCTCTGCTCCTACTGTCTCGGCCAGCGGCGCATCGGTGCCGACTTCCAGATGGGCAATGTCCGCAAGATCGACTTGAATGCTAAACAATGA
- a CDS encoding ABC transporter substrate-binding protein: protein MNGAGLNLLALLPCPVKVPLEQAFEDFLASLDPQHSAGLTYCLEGNANIESEYYDTVESITSLDELPDIVISPGFNSFFEPAFVSRFIDTRLFSSVNHYAGDRHLSRLGVCDPNGCYTMLAMNLLVPVVDLKRLGNRPVPKRWQDLLAPEYADSMAIRGHKDGTFCETLLMTIFKDAGPEGLQALGRNVRHGWHPSQMVKAAVGSNADSPAISVMPLFFAQNLKGRDDIEVIWPEDGALISPVTMLVKTDKTEALADLIAFLTGPQVSAIFADAFFPAVHPDVDNHLPDNASFKWIGWDYITGQDIKELIATANAAFRSGREQR from the coding sequence GTGAACGGCGCCGGCCTGAACCTGCTGGCCCTGCTGCCCTGTCCGGTCAAGGTTCCGCTGGAACAGGCATTCGAGGATTTCCTGGCGTCGCTCGATCCGCAGCATTCTGCGGGTCTCACGTACTGCCTGGAAGGTAACGCCAATATCGAATCAGAGTATTACGATACGGTAGAGTCCATCACCTCCCTCGACGAGCTGCCGGATATCGTCATCTCCCCCGGTTTCAACAGCTTTTTCGAACCCGCCTTTGTGTCGCGCTTCATCGACACCCGTCTTTTCAGCAGCGTCAACCACTATGCCGGTGACCGGCATCTCTCCCGGCTGGGCGTATGCGATCCGAACGGATGCTACACCATGCTGGCCATGAACCTGCTGGTGCCGGTCGTCGATCTCAAACGGCTCGGGAACCGTCCCGTTCCGAAACGCTGGCAGGACCTGCTCGCACCGGAATATGCCGACAGCATGGCCATCCGCGGTCACAAGGACGGCACCTTCTGCGAAACGCTCCTGATGACGATTTTCAAGGATGCCGGTCCGGAAGGGCTGCAGGCGCTTGGGCGCAATGTCCGGCATGGCTGGCATCCGTCACAGATGGTGAAGGCAGCCGTGGGGAGCAATGCCGATTCCCCGGCAATCAGCGTCATGCCGCTCTTTTTCGCCCAAAACCTGAAAGGACGGGATGATATCGAGGTCATCTGGCCCGAAGACGGCGCCCTGATCAGCCCGGTCACCATGCTGGTCAAAACGGATAAAACTGAAGCGTTGGCGGACCTGATCGCTTTTCTGACCGGACCGCAGGTGTCGGCTATCTTTGCCGATGCCTTCTTTCCGGCGGTGCACCCCGACGTGGACAATCACCTGCCGGACAATGCCTCCTTCAAGTGGATCGGGTGGGACTACATCACCGGGCAGGACATCAAAGAGCTGATCGCAACCGCCAACGCCGCCTTCCGCAGCGGTCGGGAACAGCGCTGA
- a CDS encoding ArsC/Spx/MgsR family protein, which produces MSHVIFFTKPGCLTGLKQIETLKEAGHTVEVRNILEHPWTADELLSYFGELQFKQWFNKNAPRIKTGEVNPDEYDRESALAAMLQDHLLIRRPLLQVGVRRKCGFDLDEINSWIGVTPAALERHDDLQSCSASTTETTECVQ; this is translated from the coding sequence ATGTCGCACGTCATCTTTTTCACCAAGCCGGGATGCCTGACCGGTCTGAAACAGATTGAAACCTTGAAAGAGGCCGGCCACACGGTTGAAGTCCGCAATATACTCGAGCATCCCTGGACTGCCGACGAGCTCTTGTCGTATTTCGGTGAGCTGCAGTTCAAGCAATGGTTCAATAAGAACGCCCCACGTATCAAGACTGGCGAGGTAAATCCTGACGAATACGACAGGGAATCTGCGCTTGCAGCCATGCTCCAGGACCATCTTCTCATCCGAAGGCCATTACTGCAGGTAGGCGTCCGCAGAAAGTGCGGCTTTGATCTGGATGAGATCAACTCCTGGATCGGTGTCACCCCGGCGGCGCTGGAGCGTCACGATGACCTTCAGTCCTGTTCGGCATCGACTACAGAGACTACAGAGTGTGTCCAGTGA
- a CDS encoding MarR family winged helix-turn-helix transcriptional regulator — protein MDKDRATDVAELIASQCLAGRVRRLNRVVTNLYDRALQPYGIKINQANILISLLVQGETRPGEIGSRLQMEKSTVSRTLDRMKKSGWIETNGTGPGQTVRITEAGRQLMVDTHDAWQHAQRKATELLGEDGAQAILAIVKRLRQAR, from the coding sequence ATGGACAAAGACCGTGCGACAGATGTTGCAGAGCTCATTGCCAGCCAATGCCTGGCCGGCAGGGTACGGCGGCTGAACCGGGTTGTCACGAACCTGTATGACCGGGCTTTGCAGCCGTACGGGATCAAGATAAACCAGGCAAACATACTGATCAGCCTTCTGGTGCAGGGGGAAACCCGCCCTGGTGAGATCGGCTCACGGCTGCAGATGGAGAAGTCGACGGTGAGCCGCACACTCGACCGGATGAAAAAGAGCGGCTGGATAGAGACCAACGGGACCGGTCCGGGACAAACCGTCCGGATCACCGAAGCAGGCCGGCAATTGATGGTTGATACGCACGACGCGTGGCAGCATGCTCAACGCAAGGCAACGGAGCTGTTGGGCGAAGACGGAGCCCAAGCGATCCTCGCAATCGTGAAGCGCCTGCGGCAGGCACGATAA
- a CDS encoding (Fe-S)-binding protein, which produces MKELIREAVQRLIVENKGNWSDSLSERYFDEPLVNFASGDDPLFEDFKQIIGPWHRTPREAFEAAYGEGSWRGGTVISWVMPWSKGLRDSNRICKERPSLEWTQAYFLSSKMLQKQVRTSLLAELAEYGHRGVAPADADWFSIVDSPSGKSSTWSERHAGYVAGLGTFGLNDAFISEKGMAVVLNSVVIDAVLPSDSRAAASHQANCLFYATGGCGACIARCPVNAISRSTGHDKNICMMFGYGPESNQLAAERGVQGPAGCALCQVGVPCESRNPSHSLKQHTTP; this is translated from the coding sequence ATGAAAGAGCTGATCAGGGAAGCAGTTCAGCGTTTGATTGTCGAGAACAAGGGCAACTGGTCCGATTCGCTGTCGGAGCGCTATTTCGATGAACCGCTGGTTAATTTTGCCTCGGGCGATGACCCGCTGTTCGAGGACTTCAAACAGATCATCGGACCGTGGCACCGCACCCCCAGGGAGGCGTTCGAGGCCGCCTACGGCGAGGGCAGCTGGCGAGGCGGCACCGTGATCAGTTGGGTCATGCCCTGGAGCAAAGGCCTGCGTGACAGCAACCGCATCTGCAAGGAGCGGCCGTCGCTCGAATGGACCCAGGCTTATTTTCTGAGTTCCAAAATGCTGCAGAAGCAGGTGCGTACGTCACTGCTGGCTGAACTGGCAGAATACGGTCATCGCGGAGTGGCGCCGGCCGATGCCGATTGGTTCAGCATCGTTGACTCCCCTTCCGGCAAATCGTCCACTTGGTCGGAACGGCATGCAGGGTATGTTGCCGGACTCGGCACCTTTGGCCTGAACGACGCTTTCATCAGTGAAAAAGGGATGGCCGTTGTGCTCAATTCGGTGGTGATCGATGCCGTTCTGCCGTCGGACAGCCGGGCTGCCGCTTCTCATCAGGCCAATTGCCTGTTCTATGCCACCGGCGGCTGCGGCGCCTGTATCGCACGCTGCCCGGTCAATGCCATATCCCGCAGCACTGGACACGACAAGAACATCTGCATGATGTTCGGATATGGCCCGGAATCCAACCAACTCGCCGCGGAGCGTGGAGTGCAGGGGCCTGCCGGCTGCGCGCTCTGTCAGGTCGGCGTACCGTGCGAGAGCAGAAACCCATCACACTCTTTGAAGCAGCACACCACCCCATAA